A DNA window from Patagioenas fasciata isolate bPatFas1 chromosome 1, bPatFas1.hap1, whole genome shotgun sequence contains the following coding sequences:
- the RBM28 gene encoding RNA-binding protein 28 isoform X2, which yields MAAGGAAPAAAPGPAPGPGAGRTVLVRGLPASATTADLESLFGRIGPLRRCFVVTEKGTRTCRGFGYVTFSLGGDAQRALREPPSLAGRPLTVTPARQRPRGADKKPQEDEEGATPTPPPVPRKPRAPSRKARLIVRNLSFQCSEDDLRSLFSPFGTILEVNVPKKPDGKMRGFAFVQFQKVLEAAKALRGMNMKDVKGRPVAVDWAVAKDKYQATRGGPCHGDKEGKGGGEEEEEEEGEEEKEEEEKEEDEAEEEEEEEEEEEDGEEVGGDDDSEQEEEEDEDEEEEEDEEEEGGAAPQKRRLGGARQPPPSDVSEGRTVFIRNLSFETEEEALGETLQQFGDLKYVRLVLHPDTERPKGCAFAQFLTQEAAQKCVQAAQEDGEGGGLRLDGRQLRIDPAVSREEAQKLRGQQPKKPTGTRNLYLAREGLIRAGTKAAEGVSDADMAKRARFEELKHQKLRDQNIFVSPTRLCVHNLPKAVDNARLRSLLLRLLGRDTRVTECRVMREQRGQGHSLGFAFVGFGAHEQALAALRSLNNNPHIFGPNKRPIVEFSLEDRRKLKLKEQRAQRSLLKLKAKAQEKEPIKPSGPPKKHKARTKPLPKGSGGSPQAGGAPGGAQGAPQAVPWGGFRVEAPGQRVQLPDGSSRRKVLALPSHRGPKIRKRDKGKVKPPPPKQPKAKRRKEKRKAPPTQPRRRGGPGGAEARFTELVERYKRKILGSDAPTAKRSKWFES from the exons atggcggcgggcggTGCGGCTCCCGCTGCCGCTCCGGGTCCCGCTCCGGGTCCTGGTGCGGGCCGCACGGTGCTGGTGCGGGGCCTTCCCGCCTCCGCCACCACCGCCGACCTCGAGAGCCTCTTCGGCCGCATCGGACCCCTCCGCCGCTGCTTCGTGGTCACCGAGAAGG GCACCAGGACCTGCCGCGGCTTCGGTTACGTCACCTTCTCGCTGGGGGGGGACGCCCAGCGCGCCCTGCGGGAGCCCCCCAGCCTCGCCGGCCGCCCCCTCACCGTCACCCCCGCCCGGCAGCGGCCGCGGGGGGCGGACAAGAAACcccaggaggatgaggagg GTGCgacccccacgcccccccccgTGCCAAGGAAGCCCCGAGCCCCCTCCCGCAAAGCTCGGCTCATCGTGCGCAACCTCAGCTTCCAG TGCTCCGAGGACGACCTGAGGTCCCTTTTCTCACCCTTCGGCACCATCCTGGAGGTGAACGTCCCCAAGAAACCAG ACGGGAAGATGCGGGGCTTCGCCTTCGTGCAGTTCCAGAAGGTTCTGGAAGCGGCCAAAGCGCTGCGGGGGATGAACATGAAGGACGTCAAAG GGCGGCCGGTGGCCGTGGACTGGGCGGTGGCCAAGGACAAGTACCAGGCGACGCGGGGTGGCCCGTGTCAcg gggacaaagaggggaaagGGGgcggtgaggaggaggaagaagaggagggggaggaggaaaaagaagaggaggaaaaagaagaggatgaagcggaagaggaagaggaagaagaagaggaggaggaagatggtgAGGAAGTAGGTGGTGATGATGACagtgagcaggaggaggaggaagatgaagatgaagaggaagaagaggatgaggaggaggaag ggggggcTGCACCCCAGAAGCGGCGGCTGGGGGGGGCTCGGCAACCACCCCCTTCAGACGTGAGCGAGGGCAGAACCGTCTTCATCCG GAATCTCTCCTTCGAGACAGAGGAGGAGGCGCTGGGGGAGACGCTGCAGCAATTCGGGGACCTCAAATACGTCCGGCTGGTCCTGCACCCCGACACTGAGCGCCCCAAAG GTTGTGCCTTTGCCCAGTTCCTGACACAAGAGGCCGCCCAGAAATGCGTGCAGGCTGCACAGGAGGATGGGGAG GGGGGGGGCCTGCGGCTGGACGGGCGGCAGCTGCGCATCGACCCGGCCGTGAGCCGCGAAGAGGCACAAAAGCTCCGCGGGCAGCAGCCCAAGAAACCCACGGGGACCCGAAACCTCTACCTGGCGCGTGAAGGCT TGATCCGCGCCGGCACCAAGGCAGCGGAGGGCGTGAGCGACGCCGACATGGCCAAGCGAGCGCGG tttgAGGAGCTGAAGCACCAGAAGCTGCGGGACCAGAACATCTTCGTGTCCCCCACCCGGCTGTGTGTGCACAACCTGCCCAAGGCCGTGGACAACGCGCGACTGCGGAGCCTCCTGCTGCGCCTGCTCGGCAGGGACACGCGTGTCACTGAG TGCCGGGTGATGCGGGAGCAGCGGGGCCAGGGCCACTCTTTGGGGTTCGCCTTCGTGGGGTTCGGGGCGCACGAACAGGCGCTGGCCGCGCTGCGCAGCCTCAACAACAACCCCCACATCTTCGGGCCAAAcaag AGGCCCATAGTGGAGTTCTCGCTGGAGGATCGGCGCAAGCTGAAGCTGAAGGAGCAGCGAGCCCAGCGCAGCCTG CTCAAGCTGAAAGCGAAGGCACAAGAGAAAGAACCAATCAAACCATCGGGACCCCctaaaaaacataaagcaaggacgAAACCCCTCCCCAAAGGCTCCGGGGGGTCCCCCCAGGCTGGGGGTGCCCCGGGGGGTGCCCAGGGTGCCCCCCAAGCTGTGCCCTGGGGCGGGTTCCGCGTGGAGGCGCCGGGGCAGCGGGTGCAGCTGCCGGACGGGAGCAGCCGCAGGAAGGTGCTGGCGCTGCCCTCGCACCGCGGACCCAAGATCAG GAAACGCGACAAGGGGAAAGTGAAGCCCCCCCCACCCAAACAACCCAAGGCCAAGCGGCGCAAGGAGAAGCGCAAGGCTCCCCCCACCCAG ccgcggcggcgggggggccctgggggggccgAGGCGCGATTTACGGAGCTGGTGGAGCGATACAAGAGGAAAATCCTGGGGAGCGACGCCCCCACGGCAAAGAGGAGCAAATGGTTCGAGagctga
- the RBM28 gene encoding RNA-binding protein 28 isoform X1, whose amino-acid sequence MAAGGAAPAAAPGPAPGPGAGRTVLVRGLPASATTADLESLFGRIGPLRRCFVVTEKGTRTCRGFGYVTFSLGGDAQRALREPPSLAGRPLTVTPARQRPRGADKKPQEDEEGELGEAVPSGTVPRAVLSPTPPLPLPGATPTPPPVPRKPRAPSRKARLIVRNLSFQCSEDDLRSLFSPFGTILEVNVPKKPDGKMRGFAFVQFQKVLEAAKALRGMNMKDVKGRPVAVDWAVAKDKYQATRGGPCHGDKEGKGGGEEEEEEEGEEEKEEEEKEEDEAEEEEEEEEEEEDGEEVGGDDDSEQEEEEDEDEEEEEDEEEEGGAAPQKRRLGGARQPPPSDVSEGRTVFIRNLSFETEEEALGETLQQFGDLKYVRLVLHPDTERPKGCAFAQFLTQEAAQKCVQAAQEDGEGGGLRLDGRQLRIDPAVSREEAQKLRGQQPKKPTGTRNLYLAREGLIRAGTKAAEGVSDADMAKRARFEELKHQKLRDQNIFVSPTRLCVHNLPKAVDNARLRSLLLRLLGRDTRVTECRVMREQRGQGHSLGFAFVGFGAHEQALAALRSLNNNPHIFGPNKRPIVEFSLEDRRKLKLKEQRAQRSLLKLKAKAQEKEPIKPSGPPKKHKARTKPLPKGSGGSPQAGGAPGGAQGAPQAVPWGGFRVEAPGQRVQLPDGSSRRKVLALPSHRGPKIRKRDKGKVKPPPPKQPKAKRRKEKRKAPPTQPRRRGGPGGAEARFTELVERYKRKILGSDAPTAKRSKWFES is encoded by the exons atggcggcgggcggTGCGGCTCCCGCTGCCGCTCCGGGTCCCGCTCCGGGTCCTGGTGCGGGCCGCACGGTGCTGGTGCGGGGCCTTCCCGCCTCCGCCACCACCGCCGACCTCGAGAGCCTCTTCGGCCGCATCGGACCCCTCCGCCGCTGCTTCGTGGTCACCGAGAAGG GCACCAGGACCTGCCGCGGCTTCGGTTACGTCACCTTCTCGCTGGGGGGGGACGCCCAGCGCGCCCTGCGGGAGCCCCCCAGCCTCGCCGGCCGCCCCCTCACCGTCACCCCCGCCCGGCAGCGGCCGCGGGGGGCGGACAAGAAACcccaggaggatgaggagggtgagCTGGGGGAGGCTGTGCCCTCAGggactgtccccagggctgtgctgtccccaaccccccctctCCCCCTGCCAGGTGCgacccccacgcccccccccgTGCCAAGGAAGCCCCGAGCCCCCTCCCGCAAAGCTCGGCTCATCGTGCGCAACCTCAGCTTCCAG TGCTCCGAGGACGACCTGAGGTCCCTTTTCTCACCCTTCGGCACCATCCTGGAGGTGAACGTCCCCAAGAAACCAG ACGGGAAGATGCGGGGCTTCGCCTTCGTGCAGTTCCAGAAGGTTCTGGAAGCGGCCAAAGCGCTGCGGGGGATGAACATGAAGGACGTCAAAG GGCGGCCGGTGGCCGTGGACTGGGCGGTGGCCAAGGACAAGTACCAGGCGACGCGGGGTGGCCCGTGTCAcg gggacaaagaggggaaagGGGgcggtgaggaggaggaagaagaggagggggaggaggaaaaagaagaggaggaaaaagaagaggatgaagcggaagaggaagaggaagaagaagaggaggaggaagatggtgAGGAAGTAGGTGGTGATGATGACagtgagcaggaggaggaggaagatgaagatgaagaggaagaagaggatgaggaggaggaag ggggggcTGCACCCCAGAAGCGGCGGCTGGGGGGGGCTCGGCAACCACCCCCTTCAGACGTGAGCGAGGGCAGAACCGTCTTCATCCG GAATCTCTCCTTCGAGACAGAGGAGGAGGCGCTGGGGGAGACGCTGCAGCAATTCGGGGACCTCAAATACGTCCGGCTGGTCCTGCACCCCGACACTGAGCGCCCCAAAG GTTGTGCCTTTGCCCAGTTCCTGACACAAGAGGCCGCCCAGAAATGCGTGCAGGCTGCACAGGAGGATGGGGAG GGGGGGGGCCTGCGGCTGGACGGGCGGCAGCTGCGCATCGACCCGGCCGTGAGCCGCGAAGAGGCACAAAAGCTCCGCGGGCAGCAGCCCAAGAAACCCACGGGGACCCGAAACCTCTACCTGGCGCGTGAAGGCT TGATCCGCGCCGGCACCAAGGCAGCGGAGGGCGTGAGCGACGCCGACATGGCCAAGCGAGCGCGG tttgAGGAGCTGAAGCACCAGAAGCTGCGGGACCAGAACATCTTCGTGTCCCCCACCCGGCTGTGTGTGCACAACCTGCCCAAGGCCGTGGACAACGCGCGACTGCGGAGCCTCCTGCTGCGCCTGCTCGGCAGGGACACGCGTGTCACTGAG TGCCGGGTGATGCGGGAGCAGCGGGGCCAGGGCCACTCTTTGGGGTTCGCCTTCGTGGGGTTCGGGGCGCACGAACAGGCGCTGGCCGCGCTGCGCAGCCTCAACAACAACCCCCACATCTTCGGGCCAAAcaag AGGCCCATAGTGGAGTTCTCGCTGGAGGATCGGCGCAAGCTGAAGCTGAAGGAGCAGCGAGCCCAGCGCAGCCTG CTCAAGCTGAAAGCGAAGGCACAAGAGAAAGAACCAATCAAACCATCGGGACCCCctaaaaaacataaagcaaggacgAAACCCCTCCCCAAAGGCTCCGGGGGGTCCCCCCAGGCTGGGGGTGCCCCGGGGGGTGCCCAGGGTGCCCCCCAAGCTGTGCCCTGGGGCGGGTTCCGCGTGGAGGCGCCGGGGCAGCGGGTGCAGCTGCCGGACGGGAGCAGCCGCAGGAAGGTGCTGGCGCTGCCCTCGCACCGCGGACCCAAGATCAG GAAACGCGACAAGGGGAAAGTGAAGCCCCCCCCACCCAAACAACCCAAGGCCAAGCGGCGCAAGGAGAAGCGCAAGGCTCCCCCCACCCAG ccgcggcggcgggggggccctgggggggccgAGGCGCGATTTACGGAGCTGGTGGAGCGATACAAGAGGAAAATCCTGGGGAGCGACGCCCCCACGGCAAAGAGGAGCAAATGGTTCGAGagctga
- the LEP gene encoding leptin — MRCPRVSLWGVLWLWLPVAGGRPLRPDKVQADTRNLTRTLSTRIRHLQLLPVTLRIRGLEVGEGVTPEAGGVPEAGGVPEMGLGALAQRLPPLQRLLGSLAPGHPPLAQVANDTENLRSLLLTLVTLLGCPLPAVSPPPGVPPRLAELVAEAPHTVAAVALARLRDCVDAIATRLDGPPAC, encoded by the exons ATGCGGTGTCCCCGCGTgtccctgtggggtgtcctgtggctGTGGCTGCCGGTGGCCGGTGGCCGTCCCCTCCGGCCCGACAAGGTCCAGGCCGACACCCGCAACCTCACCCGCACCCTCAGCACCCGCATCCGGCACCTGCAG ctgctcccagtgaCGCTGCGGATCCGTGGGCtggaggtgggggagggggtgaCCCCCGAGGCGGGGGGTGTCCCCGAGGCGGGGGGTGTCCCCGAGATGGGGCTGGGGGCCCTGGCCCAGcgcctccccccgctccagcGCCTCCTGGGGTCACTGGCCCCGGGCCACCCCCCGCTGGCCCAGGTGGCCAACGACACCGAGAACctgcgcagcctcctgctcacccTGGTCACCCTGCTGGGCTGTCCCCTCCCCGCCGTGTCGCCCCCGCCCGGGGTCCCCCCCCGGCTGGCGGAGCTGGTGGCCGAGGCTCCGCACACGGTGGCCGCGGTGGCCCTGGCGCGACTCCGGGACTGTGTGGATGCCATCGCCACCCGGCTGGACGGGCCCCCCGCCTGctag